Genomic DNA from Candidatus Ozemobacteraceae bacterium:
CCATGAAGGAAGGCGACACGCTCTGGGAACTCTCCGCCAAATATTACAATGATCCGACCCTGTACCCCGTATTCCTCGAGGTGAACAACATCGACAACCCCCGGATGATTCCGGTGGGTCGCGAAATCATCATTCCGTCCTTCGACGATATGAAGAAGGTCGCCCAGGAAGTCGACCCGGCGAAACGCAAGAGTCTCATCAGCAAGCTTTCCTCGAACGCCGGCTCGAGTTCGAGTTCGAGTTCGGAATCCAAGACCGGTTCCGGCTCGAAAAAAGAGCCCCTCAAGGACGAGGACGGCCGGGAACTGAAACCCGTCGACCCCAAGTCGGTTTCGATCCTGAAAATCCTGGGTGGGAAAAAAGTCGATCCGAAGAATATCAAGGACGACCAGGCCCCCGCAACATCGAACGAACGCTGATCTGGAGTTTTCTAGCCACATCGCCCCGCCGCACGAGCGGCGGGTTCCTTTTTGTCCGTCGTACCCTTGCGCCTCAGGTTCCTTGACAGGGTACGATTTCGTTCGTAGAATTGAAATATCCTTTTTCCGCCTCGTATGATGAGCTGATAAGAACGTAAGGAGTATTGATGATGAAACGGGGTTGGTTTATTGCTTCATTTGCAGCTTTTTTCACGGCATCGATGGTCTGCGCGGAGACCCCCAAGTCTCTCGTGAGATTCGACGGGCTCACCAGAAAGACCGTAGCTGAAATCGGCATGGCGGGATACGACGTGGCGAAGGCCGGTCCCACGTTCGCCGAAGTCGTCGTCGATGCGCAGGAATTGAAAACCCTGACGAAGAAGGCCGCATCGGTCAAGACCCTGATCCCCGACCTCGACGCCTATATCGCCTCCATCCTCAAGAAACAGAAAAAGGGCGCCGAATATTATACCTTCGAACGCATGACGTCCACCCTCCAGAGCTGGGCGGAAACGTATTCGTCGATCGCCCGCCTGGAGTCGATCGGCAAAAGCTGCGAAGGCCGCGATATCTGGGCCATGAAAGTCAGCGACAATCCCAACCTCGACGAAAAAGAACCCGCCGTCATCATCATGGGCGCGCATCATGCCCGCGAATGGATCTCGGTCGAGGTGCCGATGGCTGCCCTCAAGTTGTAT
This window encodes:
- a CDS encoding LysM domain-containing protein codes for the protein MMNVKRECLTGALMLVLFASLVGTSPAIAGTTYTMKEGDTLWELSAKYYNDPTLYPVFLEVNNIDNPRMIPVGREIIIPSFDDMKKVAQEVDPAKRKSLISKLSSNAGSSSSSSSESKTGSGSKKEPLKDEDGRELKPVDPKSVSILKILGGKKVDPKNIKDDQAPATSNER